The following proteins come from a genomic window of Patescibacteria group bacterium:
- a CDS encoding GxxExxY protein, with amino-acid sequence MTNKVIYPELSYEIVGVLFDVYNELGYGYQEKYYDSAVAKALDLKHIRFKRQVPFDVKYKDNKIGKGILDFLIEDKIVLELKIGKYFTKQSFNQVKGYLKSTNKKLAIMAIFTPKGVRFIRILNENNKISKNETEINLNKVRELFKY; translated from the coding sequence ATGACAAATAAAGTGATTTATCCAGAATTATCTTATGAAATAGTGGGTGTTTTATTTGATGTTTATAATGAACTGGGTTATGGTTACCAAGAAAAATATTATGACAGTGCTGTGGCAAAGGCCTTAGATTTGAAGCATATCAGATTTAAGCGGCAAGTGCCTTTTGATGTAAAATATAAAGACAATAAAATTGGTAAAGGAATACTTGATTTTTTAATTGAAGATAAAATCGTATTAGAATTAAAAATCGGAAAATATTTTACTAAACAAAGTTTTAATCAGGTAAAAGGCTATCTTAAATCCACTAATAAAAAATTGGCAATCATGGCTATTTTTACTCCTAAAGGTGTTAGGTTTATTAGAATCTTAAATGAAAATAATAAAATTAGTAAAAATGAAACAGAAATAAACCTTAATAAAGTTAGAGAATTATTCAAATATTAA